One genomic region from Drosophila busckii strain San Diego stock center, stock number 13000-0081.31 chromosome 3R, ASM1175060v1, whole genome shotgun sequence encodes:
- the LOC108602759 gene encoding COX assembly mitochondrial protein 2 homolog: MHTDLASHLHTPACNKLIEELKACHETHGFAKFIGICNDIDDKVVKCLKSERIARSAANRAKARERQAKIKEQLQQEQAH; encoded by the exons atgcacacCGACTTAGCGTCACATTTACATACGCCGGCCTGCAACAAACTCATAGAAGAATTAAAAGCCTGTCACGAAACT CACGGATTCGCCAAATTCATAGGAATTTGCAACGATATTGACGACAAGGTAGTCAAGTGCCTTAAATCAGAGCGTATAGCTCGTTCCGCAGCCAATCGCGCCAAAGCTCGAGAGCGTCAAGCTAAGATAAAGGAGCAGCTACAACAGGAGCAGGCACACTAA
- the LOC108602755 gene encoding protein Abitram, which produces MAARIMQTDPLEDYYFEHEEQEICGQLVSPITNCYEENYPSVVDRFFTRYYYIKGNAAYQVLYHSNRMCLICLAPAHPAYKEGIASVSYDVGNVDRSQNVVKGKAKKGGMILQAETTLALLTTDAGTTYKIPSCIRGKLVEVNMEWVAQPKLMEKSSEGAGYFAILLPKIENCDDIKASLLTQEQYEQHISHIELEDKPCT; this is translated from the coding sequence ATGGCAGCCAGAATCATGCAGACGGATCCGCTAGAGGATTACTACTTTGAACACGAAGAGCAGGAGATTTGTGGACAGCTGGTCAGCCCGATTACGAACTGCTATGAAGAGAACTATCCTAGTGTAGTGGATCGTTTTTTTACACGCTATTATTATATCAAAGGCAACGCAGCCTACCAAGTGCTTTATCACTCTAACCGCATGTGTCTGATATGCCTGGCTCCCGCACATCCTGCCTATAAAGAGGGCATAGCTTCGGTTAGTTACGATGTGGGCAATGTCGATCGCAGCCAGAACGTGGTTAAGGGCAAAGCCAAGAAGGGAGGCATGATACTGCAGGCTGAGACaacgctggcgctgctcaCAACCGATGCGGGCACAACGTACAAAATTCCCAGTTGCATACGCGGAAAACTAGTTGAAGTTAATATGGAATGGGTTGCGCAGCCTAAGCTGATGGAAAAATCATCGGAAGGCGCCGGCTACTTTGCAATATTGCTGCCCAAGATAGAGAACTGCGATGACATAAAGGCAAGCCTGCTGACTCAGGAACAATATGAACAGCATATAAGCCACATCGAATTAGAAGATAAACCATGCACTTAA
- the LOC108602754 gene encoding protein BCCIP homolog, which translates to MSSNKRKNLNQMEVDANNDESSSSDDDDDDEPHPDAYRGNEEVQVDFEGRAPVDPDAQGISQLLQRLFLRAHINCNQMADLLIAQNYVGSVICQCEDDAESETDDDNMAEDGTVFGITSVLNLSTKKDQPSISQLRTFLLERAQSNATKEVQQRMRDLLDNEEHHIGFLINERFINIPAQISVPLLQNLQQEIDAAKAKKMKFTFDTLLLLVKFHRTEAKKGKESEDHYTNAEDELLSERAKFSFEYSVASECDSGMAGDWLEGDAVMTPYRKLLALDAKQLPKLINDIQKYINGE; encoded by the exons atgtcgTCCAACAAGCGCAAGAATCTTAACCAAATGGAAGTAGATGCTAATAATGACGAGTCTAGCTCTagtgacgatgatgatgacgatgaacCGCACCCAGATGCCTACAGGGGCAACGag GAAGTGCAAGTGGACTTTGAGGGCCGTGCACCGGTAGATCCGGATGCTCAGGGCATTTCACAACTGCTACAGCGACTCTTTCTGCGCGCTCATATTAACTGCAATCAAATGGCAGATCTGCTTATAG CCCAGAACTATGTCGGCAGCGTGATATGCCAGTGCGAGGACGATGCTGAAAGCGAAACAGATGATGATAATATGGCGGAGGATGGCACCGTTTTTGGTATAACATCAGTACTGAATCTATCGACTAAAAAGGATCAGCCCAGCATTAGCCAACTGCGTACGTTTTTGTTGGAACGCGCCCAGTCAAATGCCACAAAGGAAGTGCAGCAACGAATGCGTGATCTTCTAGACAACGAGGAGCATCACATAGGCTTCCTAATCAACGAGCGTTTCATAAATATACCAGCGCAAATATCTGTGCCTTTGCTACAAAATCTGCAGCAGGAAATAGATGCTGCCAAGGCCAAGAAAATGAAGTTTACCTTCGatacgctgctgctcttagtAAAGTTTCATCGCACGGAGGCTAAGAAGGGCAAAGAGTCAGAGGACCACTACACAAACGCGGAGGATGAGCTTCTGTCAGAGCGCGCCAAATTTAGCTTCGAGTATTCGGTTGCCTCGGAATGCGATTCAGGTATGGCTGGGGATTGGCTTGAGGGCGATGCTGTTATGACGCCCTATAGAAAGCTATTGGCACTCGATGCCAAACAGCTGCCAAAGCTAATTAACGATATACAAAAGTATATAAACggagaataa